Below is a window of Rhizobium jaguaris DNA.
TATGGCGCTCATTCCACGCAATCAATAGCAGCTCAAGTTACGACAGCAATTGGACAAAGCGCATTTCATCCGCAAAGAATTGCAATTCCGCAACACTGCGGTTATATAGGGCCATATTTCCCGGACAATGTGGTGTTACACCCCGGACCGCGACACCGGCGCGGACTGACAGAAGGACTATATCCATGGCTCAACAATTGCTCATGCCGAAGGCAACTGCCATCTGGCTTGTCGACAATACAGCCTTGTCGTTCGACCAGATTGCGCAGTTCTGCAAGCTGCATCCGCTCGAAGTCAAGGCTATTGCCGATGGCGAAGCCGCCCAGGGCATCAAGGGCCTCGACCCGATCGCCACCGGTCAGCTCTCGCGCGACGAAATCGCCCGCGCCGAAGCCAACCCGAACCACAAGCTGAAGATTTCCGAACCGAAGGTTCGCGTGCCGGAATCCAAGCGCCGTGGCCCGCGTTACACGCCGGTCTCTAAGCGCCAGGATCGGCCGAACGCCATTCTCTGGCTGGTGCGTAACCATCCGGAACTGAAGGACGCACAGATCTCCCGGCTCGTCGGCACCACCAAGTCGACCATCGAACAGATTCGCGACCGCACGCACTGGAACTCGACGAACCTGACGCCGATGGATCCTGTAACCCTCGGCCTCTGCAGCCAGATCGACCTCGACATGGAAGTGGAAAAGGCCGCCAAGGGCCGTCCGCTGCCGACCGCCGCCGAACTCGGCGCGACGCTGCAGCCGGCACAGGAGACCGAGAAGCTCGGCTTCAGCTACGACCGCGACGACGAGAAGGAAAAGGAAATCGATGCCGACGCCGTCTTCGCCAAGCTGAAGTCGCTGAAGTCCACCACGCCGGACGATGACGACGACGATCGCTACTGAGACGCGACCGATCCCGTGATTCGACGCCCCGGTGAAAGCCGGGGCTTATCTTTTGTGGGCCTACCTCGCGCCGAAAATCGCGGAACCGACGCGAACGCTCGTGGCGCCGAAAGCCACGGCAATCTCGTAGTCGCTCGACATGCCCATGGAGAGCTTTTCGACGCCGGCCTTGGCCGCGAGCTTGGCGAGCAACGCGAAATGCGGCCCCGGATTCTCATCGGCCGGCGGGATGCACATCAGCCCCGCAATCGAAAGCCCAAGCTCTTTCCGGCAGAAATCGACGAAAGCAAAGGTATCGTCAGGCGCAATGCCCGCCTTCTGCGGCTCCAGCCCGGTGTTGACCTGCACATAAAGCCTTAGGACCTTGCGCTGGCGTTTCATTTCATCGGCCAAGGCGCGGGCGATCTTTTCCCGGTCGACCGTTTCGATGACGTCGAACAACGCCACCGCATCCGCCGCCTTGTTCGATTGCAGCGGCCCGATCAGATGCAGCTCGATGCCGGGTGTTTCCGCCTTCAGCGCCGGCCACTTG
It encodes the following:
- a CDS encoding DUF1013 domain-containing protein — translated: MAQQLLMPKATAIWLVDNTALSFDQIAQFCKLHPLEVKAIADGEAAQGIKGLDPIATGQLSRDEIARAEANPNHKLKISEPKVRVPESKRRGPRYTPVSKRQDRPNAILWLVRNHPELKDAQISRLVGTTKSTIEQIRDRTHWNSTNLTPMDPVTLGLCSQIDLDMEVEKAAKGRPLPTAAELGATLQPAQETEKLGFSYDRDDEKEKEIDADAVFAKLKSLKSTTPDDDDDDRY
- a CDS encoding YggS family pyridoxal phosphate-dependent enzyme → MELQERLNAVRAHIAAAEHQAGRPAGAVQLVAVSKTFDAEAIRPAISAGQLVFGENRVQESQGKWPALKAETPGIELHLIGPLQSNKAADAVALFDVIETVDREKIARALADEMKRQRKVLRLYVQVNTGLEPQKAGIAPDDTFAFVDFCRKELGLSIAGLMCIPPADENPGPHFALLAKLAAKAGVEKLSMGMSSDYEIAVAFGATSVRVGSAIFGAR